A genomic stretch from Natronomonas gomsonensis includes:
- a CDS encoding SWIM zinc finger family protein, protein MTHPERTPASSDSSRRRPLAPDTRRLDDRSARAWTEPMAVRPLGSGRYAVDSSSGATYVVDLPRGDCSCPDHEIRGERCKHLRRVALEVTERRVPPPGKRRADCELCGHESFVPESGPAVCGDCWLERGDIATDRETGDTVVVYRLTDERADERYIDAAGCTVAKYPKNEGYPPEDPVVEVVYPFSGDADSALDERPRYAFPYARLAVHEEMLIE, encoded by the coding sequence ATGACGCATCCAGAACGCACACCTGCGTCATCGGACTCCTCGCGTCGGCGGCCCTTAGCGCCCGATACGCGCCGGCTGGACGACCGCTCGGCGCGGGCGTGGACGGAGCCGATGGCGGTCAGACCGCTCGGTAGCGGCCGCTACGCCGTCGACAGCAGTTCCGGCGCCACCTACGTCGTCGACCTCCCCCGTGGCGACTGCAGTTGTCCGGATCACGAAATCCGCGGCGAGCGCTGCAAACACCTCCGCCGGGTGGCACTGGAAGTTACAGAGCGACGCGTCCCGCCGCCGGGTAAGCGGCGGGCCGACTGTGAACTCTGTGGCCACGAGTCGTTCGTCCCCGAGTCGGGGCCGGCGGTTTGTGGCGATTGCTGGCTCGAACGCGGCGACATCGCGACGGACCGCGAGACGGGCGATACGGTCGTCGTCTACCGACTGACCGACGAGCGCGCAGACGAGCGCTACATCGACGCCGCTGGGTGTACGGTCGCGAAGTACCCGAAAAACGAGGGGTATCCGCCCGAAGACCCGGTCGTGGAGGTCGTCTATCCGTTTTCGGGCGACGCCGACTCGGCCCTCGACGAGCGGCCGCGTTACGCCTTCCCGTACGCGCGGCTTGCGGTCCACGAAGAGATGCTCATCGAGTGA
- the hjc gene encoding Holliday junction resolvase Hjc, protein MPNSNAKGDRRERELVNELDGAGFAVMRAPASGSATERELPDVLAGDGEMFYAIEAKSSSGDPIYLTGEEIEALVYFSRNFGAKPRVAARFDREDWYFFHPGDLYTTDGGNYRVKKETAIAEGTDFAEFVGDTEKVTLDEVAVDSDDAPDRDVLKALARGDLSVDDAAEML, encoded by the coding sequence ATGCCGAACTCGAACGCGAAGGGCGACCGCCGGGAACGCGAACTCGTCAACGAACTCGACGGGGCGGGCTTTGCGGTGATGCGAGCGCCGGCCTCCGGCAGCGCGACCGAGCGGGAACTGCCGGACGTGCTCGCGGGCGACGGCGAGATGTTCTACGCCATCGAGGCGAAGTCCTCGAGCGGCGACCCGATTTATTTGACCGGCGAGGAAATCGAGGCGCTCGTGTACTTCTCGCGGAACTTCGGCGCGAAGCCACGGGTCGCCGCCCGCTTCGACCGCGAGGACTGGTACTTCTTTCACCCCGGTGACCTCTATACGACCGACGGCGGCAACTACCGAGTGAAGAAGGAAACCGCCATCGCGGAGGGCACCGACTTCGCGGAGTTCGTCGGCGACACCGAGAAGGTCACGCTCGATGAGGTCGCCGTCGACTCCGACGACGCCCCCGACCGCGACGTACTGAAAGCCCTGGCACGCGGGGACCTCTCGGTCGACGATGCCGCCGAGATGTTGTAG
- a CDS encoding DUF7556 family protein: MSSSENVRASGSENGVQSSYDYRNGEPAFIIADVTTDDAWLSVPAGQETDLSEWR, translated from the coding sequence ATGAGTAGTTCGGAGAACGTTCGGGCGTCTGGTTCAGAGAACGGTGTACAGTCGTCGTACGACTACCGGAACGGCGAGCCCGCGTTCATCATCGCGGACGTCACGACCGACGACGCGTGGCTGTCGGTTCCCGCCGGGCAGGAAACGGACCTCTCCGAGTGGCGGTAG
- a CDS encoding D-arabinono-1,4-lactone oxidase → MLHLTDGVWENWSGSVSARPTHVHYPETESELRTVVENAGETLRVAGAGHSFPPVAKSEATFVSLERYTGLVDADPEARQVTVRAGTPLWQLTEALSEYGLMLENMGDIDAQSIAGALSTGTHGTGTDFGVMATQAAGLRLITADGSVLDLGRGDDRFPHAQVSLGALGVLSTVTLDVVDGYRLRERKRPVDIEDVLANLEDYREFRNFEFWWFPHTDTALVKTLEETDETGEPGRLDAIEERIENLAWEGINRVGRRLPRAAPSLNRITTGTFADSERVGPAKDIYPTTRDVRFNETEYGVPREDAAEVLRELRDVVESHDVLFPVEFRDVASDSIPLSPATGRDSTFIAVHAYHRRPYESLVADAESVFDRFEGRPHWGKHHTKTAADLTSLYPEWESFLDVRAELDREGLFLNDHLHEIFGV, encoded by the coding sequence ATGTTACATCTGACAGATGGCGTCTGGGAGAATTGGTCGGGAAGCGTCAGCGCACGCCCGACACACGTCCACTACCCCGAAACCGAGAGTGAACTCCGAACTGTCGTCGAAAACGCCGGGGAGACACTTCGGGTCGCCGGTGCGGGTCACTCCTTCCCGCCGGTCGCGAAATCCGAGGCGACGTTCGTCTCACTTGAGCGCTACACTGGCCTCGTCGACGCCGACCCCGAGGCCCGGCAGGTAACCGTCCGCGCGGGGACGCCGCTGTGGCAGTTGACCGAGGCGCTGTCGGAGTACGGCCTCATGCTGGAGAACATGGGCGACATCGACGCCCAATCGATAGCCGGCGCGCTGTCGACGGGCACCCACGGCACAGGCACCGACTTCGGCGTGATGGCGACGCAGGCCGCCGGACTACGGTTGATTACCGCCGACGGAAGCGTCCTCGACCTCGGACGCGGCGACGACCGCTTCCCCCACGCACAGGTGTCACTCGGCGCACTTGGGGTCCTCAGTACCGTCACCCTCGACGTGGTCGACGGCTACCGCCTCCGCGAGCGGAAACGACCGGTCGACATCGAGGACGTACTCGCGAACCTCGAGGACTACCGCGAGTTCCGCAACTTCGAGTTCTGGTGGTTCCCCCACACCGACACGGCGCTGGTGAAGACGCTCGAAGAGACCGACGAGACGGGCGAACCCGGCCGTCTCGACGCCATCGAGGAGCGCATCGAGAACCTCGCGTGGGAAGGCATCAACCGCGTCGGAAGACGGCTACCACGGGCCGCACCATCTCTGAACCGCATCACTACGGGGACGTTCGCCGACTCCGAGCGGGTCGGCCCGGCCAAAGACATCTACCCGACGACCCGCGACGTGCGGTTCAACGAGACCGAGTACGGCGTTCCCCGTGAGGACGCCGCCGAAGTCCTCCGGGAACTCCGCGATGTCGTCGAGTCTCACGACGTGCTGTTTCCGGTCGAGTTCCGCGACGTGGCCAGCGATTCGATACCGCTGTCGCCGGCGACCGGCCGCGATTCGACGTTCATCGCGGTCCACGCCTACCATCGCCGGCCCTACGAATCGCTCGTCGCCGACGCCGAATCCGTCTTCGACCGCTTCGAGGGCCGCCCCCACTGGGGGAAACACCACACCAAGACGGCCGCCGACCTCACGTCGCTGTACCCCGAGTGGGAGTCGTTCCTCGACGTGCGTGCGGAGTTGGACCGAGAGGGGTTGTTCCTGAACGACCACCTCCACGAAATCTTCGGCGTTTGA
- the priL gene encoding DNA primase regulatory subunit PriL, whose translation MQRLHARYPFLDASREAVEAAEVDLAALVVEGGPAVDRGRERVQRALLEGTTEAEEPRAWSDRAELLSYPVARVLVSLLDVPGAVEKYAAAEAATARERFVEDFEADLELKSAGGERLTLDRLLADFGLSGRIEPTGDGEFSVAVTAYLELAAALSGERWRLVGRPLDSGRVPVSRPELYTLLREAVGRRVEEGLPLSVPEAIGDPLDSELSAIRRSVADLDPPTAFDAVVPGLFPPCMRALLTRAREGEALSDRSRFSLVAFLVSAGLDRDEVVELCAVSGEAAESIRQQVDRLREEGGEGSVAAPPSCAVMDDYGDCADKDELCESIEHPLSYYEQRLESAPGEQLADWRAQ comes from the coding sequence ATGCAGCGGCTCCACGCTCGGTATCCGTTCCTCGACGCCTCCCGCGAGGCCGTCGAGGCCGCGGAGGTCGACCTCGCAGCCCTCGTCGTCGAGGGAGGGCCAGCCGTCGACCGCGGCCGCGAGCGCGTCCAGCGCGCGCTGTTGGAGGGGACCACCGAAGCCGAAGAGCCGCGAGCCTGGAGCGACCGGGCGGAACTACTCTCCTATCCGGTCGCCCGCGTGCTCGTTTCGCTTCTGGACGTGCCGGGTGCCGTCGAGAAGTACGCCGCCGCCGAGGCCGCGACGGCCCGCGAGCGGTTTGTCGAGGATTTCGAGGCCGATTTGGAGTTGAAGAGCGCCGGTGGCGAGCGGCTCACGCTCGACCGCCTGCTCGCGGACTTCGGGCTGTCGGGACGTATCGAACCCACCGGTGACGGGGAGTTCAGCGTCGCCGTCACGGCGTATCTCGAACTCGCGGCGGCGCTGTCGGGCGAGCGGTGGCGTCTCGTCGGCCGACCGCTCGACTCGGGGCGCGTCCCCGTCTCGCGGCCGGAGTTGTACACCTTGCTTCGGGAGGCCGTCGGCCGGCGCGTCGAGGAGGGGCTTCCGCTGTCGGTGCCCGAGGCCATCGGGGACCCGCTCGATTCGGAGTTGTCGGCGATTCGCCGCAGCGTCGCGGACCTCGACCCGCCGACGGCGTTCGACGCGGTGGTCCCCGGACTGTTCCCGCCGTGTATGCGTGCGCTGTTGACTCGCGCTCGGGAGGGGGAGGCGCTTTCGGACCGCTCGCGGTTCTCGCTCGTCGCTTTCCTCGTGAGTGCGGGACTGGACCGCGATGAGGTCGTCGAGTTGTGCGCGGTCTCGGGGGAGGCCGCCGAGTCGATTCGCCAGCAGGTCGACCGACTCCGCGAGGAAGGCGGCGAGGGGTCGGTCGCGGCGCCGCCGTCGTGTGCGGTCATGGACGACTACGGCGACTGTGCCGACAAAGACGAGTTGTGTGAGTCCATCGAGCACCCGCTGTCGTACTACGAGCAACGGCTGGAGTCGGCCCCCGGAGAACAACTCGCTGACTGGCGCGCTCAGTAG
- a CDS encoding DUF7472 family protein — MHRSLPLAVDDSVGASPSGRLAFEALLAYTVGIPTMDRDAVVEAIVAFVGVATLVAIILYIGNTYNDGGLSGDGGVALVGAIAFFIVFMSVIGVGLSRRY, encoded by the coding sequence GTGCACCGCTCGCTACCCTTGGCCGTCGACGACTCCGTTGGTGCTTCGCCTTCGGGGCGTCTCGCCTTCGAAGCGCTTTTGGCCTACACCGTCGGAATCCCGACCATGGACCGTGATGCCGTCGTCGAAGCCATCGTCGCGTTCGTCGGCGTTGCCACACTTGTCGCCATCATCCTCTACATCGGCAACACGTACAACGACGGCGGGCTTTCGGGCGATGGCGGCGTCGCCCTGGTCGGCGCTATCGCCTTCTTCATCGTCTTCATGTCCGTCATCGGCGTCGGCCTCTCCCGGCGCTACTGA
- a CDS encoding VWA domain-containing protein gives MSNVPDFVTARDHVRDELVRFLRALRGAGVSVPANAAPSAARALVEVGFDDEAEARAALRATVVSDADDIATFDRQFPEFWRRLRAGIDGEPAPRRDDTPEGTLAPLADDTAEDSPGGDGDAETDSDADDGGDAADVTTPLGAVVAATSDDDEERTAIEAAWYSPAGAASSVASTPVGEPSLSAAFDAFGDALATLKGRRWRSEGDERADARKALRSSFATGGTVVSVPRRSRPETAYRALWLVDVSRSVLDTVDRSFLLGVLRCGRVEWRDSRVVFFDEAHREVSAAFDRPTAAAALEALTAAETEWGGGTRIGASLAGLREDDPDAVDGRTFVFVVSDGLEMGDVDRLEREMAWLSRNAASVLWLNPLASSPEYEPTAAGMATAHPFVDGLFAFSGPDDLEEMGRQLRRHGPGGRIGYEYDPRRGTSYQ, from the coding sequence GTGAGCAACGTGCCCGACTTCGTCACGGCGCGGGACCACGTCAGAGACGAACTGGTCAGGTTCCTTCGGGCCTTGCGCGGGGCGGGAGTCTCGGTTCCGGCGAACGCTGCTCCCTCCGCGGCGCGGGCGCTCGTCGAGGTGGGATTCGACGACGAGGCGGAGGCCCGCGCCGCGCTCCGTGCGACCGTGGTGTCCGACGCCGACGACATCGCGACCTTCGACCGGCAGTTCCCCGAGTTCTGGCGGCGGCTCAGGGCGGGTATCGACGGCGAACCGGCGCCGCGACGGGACGACACACCGGAGGGGACGCTCGCTCCCCTGGCCGACGACACGGCGGAGGACTCGCCGGGCGGGGACGGGGACGCGGAGACGGACAGCGATGCCGACGATGGCGGCGATGCCGCCGACGTGACGACGCCGCTCGGAGCCGTTGTCGCGGCGACGAGCGACGACGATGAAGAGCGGACGGCGATAGAGGCGGCGTGGTACAGTCCGGCGGGTGCGGCATCGAGCGTCGCATCTACGCCGGTCGGTGAGCCGTCGCTGTCGGCGGCGTTCGACGCCTTCGGCGACGCGCTGGCGACGCTGAAGGGTCGGCGCTGGCGCTCCGAGGGCGACGAACGGGCCGACGCTCGCAAGGCCCTCCGGTCGAGTTTCGCCACCGGCGGCACCGTCGTCTCGGTGCCGCGACGGAGCCGCCCTGAGACGGCGTATCGAGCGCTGTGGCTGGTCGACGTGAGCCGGTCGGTCCTCGACACCGTCGATCGCTCGTTCCTGCTCGGCGTCCTCCGCTGTGGGCGCGTCGAGTGGCGCGACAGCCGCGTGGTGTTCTTCGACGAGGCACACCGCGAAGTGTCGGCGGCGTTCGACCGACCGACCGCGGCCGCGGCGCTCGAGGCGCTCACGGCAGCCGAAACGGAGTGGGGCGGTGGAACACGAATCGGCGCGTCACTCGCCGGACTCCGGGAAGACGACCCCGATGCGGTCGACGGACGGACGTTCGTCTTCGTCGTCAGCGACGGCTTGGAGATGGGCGATGTCGACCGCCTCGAACGCGAGATGGCGTGGCTGTCACGCAACGCGGCGAGCGTGCTGTGGCTCAATCCGTTGGCGTCGTCGCCGGAGTACGAACCGACGGCGGCGGGGATGGCCACGGCGCACCCGTTCGTCGACGGGTTGTTCGCGTTCAGCGGTCCCGACGACCTCGAAGAGATGGGCCGACAACTCCGACGACACGGCCCCGGCGGACGCATCGGCTACGAGTACGACCCCAGACGGGGGACGAGTTACCAATGA
- a CDS encoding XdhC family protein: MSTTSNEWSVPETELFARIRDTLEAGEDAVLATVVDIEGSAYRRPGAKMLLDPEGGGAGSITAGCLEDEVRTLAADVLAAGEPRIETWDLTGDDDVWGMGVGCNGVITVLLEPLGESFRPVVAARESGENVGVVTVLDGDLPLGTRGVYRSDSGFTGESLPESLRAALDGTVEQFLAEGTSDTLRIEYADGAVEVFVDAVRAPPELVVFGSGHDVRPVVELAKRVDFRVTVVAFRGGQADDDRFERADSVVSASPRDVENLREWDDDSYAVVMTHNFVDDRLTLAELLDTPIPYIGLMGPDERFEEILEACDEEGTTVSEADRKRIFTPIGLNLGGDTPYQIAFSIVSELLAVSNDRTPQHLNRQSGPIHDRPETPTE; encoded by the coding sequence ATGAGCACGACATCCAACGAGTGGAGCGTTCCGGAGACCGAACTGTTCGCGCGGATACGAGACACCCTCGAAGCGGGGGAGGACGCCGTGTTGGCGACCGTTGTCGACATCGAGGGGAGCGCCTACCGCCGGCCGGGGGCGAAGATGCTGCTCGACCCCGAGGGCGGCGGCGCTGGCAGTATCACCGCCGGCTGTCTGGAAGACGAGGTTCGAACGCTCGCCGCGGACGTACTCGCGGCCGGCGAACCGCGCATCGAAACGTGGGACCTCACCGGCGACGACGACGTTTGGGGGATGGGCGTCGGCTGTAACGGAGTCATCACGGTCCTCCTCGAACCCCTTGGAGAGAGCTTTCGGCCGGTCGTGGCGGCCCGCGAGAGCGGCGAGAACGTGGGTGTCGTCACGGTTCTCGATGGGGATCTCCCACTCGGAACGCGTGGCGTGTACCGTTCGGATTCGGGGTTCACGGGGGAGTCGCTTCCTGAATCGCTTCGGGCGGCACTTGACGGCACCGTCGAGCAGTTCCTCGCGGAGGGGACGAGCGACACCCTCCGTATCGAGTACGCGGACGGCGCCGTCGAGGTGTTCGTCGACGCCGTCCGTGCCCCGCCGGAACTCGTCGTCTTCGGCTCCGGCCACGACGTTCGCCCGGTGGTCGAGTTGGCGAAACGCGTCGACTTCCGGGTGACCGTCGTCGCGTTCCGGGGCGGCCAAGCGGACGACGACCGGTTCGAACGGGCCGACAGCGTCGTCTCGGCGTCGCCGAGGGACGTGGAGAACCTCCGGGAGTGGGACGACGACAGCTACGCTGTCGTGATGACACACAACTTCGTCGACGACCGACTCACGCTGGCCGAACTGCTCGACACGCCCATCCCCTATATCGGTTTGATGGGACCGGACGAACGGTTCGAGGAGATACTCGAGGCGTGCGACGAGGAGGGAACCACGGTTTCGGAGGCCGACCGTAAGCGCATCTTCACCCCAATCGGATTGAATTTAGGCGGCGATACGCCCTATCAGATAGCGTTCAGCATCGTCTCGGAGTTGCTCGCCGTCTCGAACGACCGGACGCCACAGCACCTCAACCGCCAATCGGGGCCGATACACGACCGGCCGGAGACACCAACGGAGTAG
- a CDS encoding alanine racemase, translating into MNEYGAYRAAFEGRELPTAFVDRAALAANIALTVDRADGLPVRVASKSVRCRAALERILSEDGFEGVMCYTGREAVDLADAGFDDLLVAYPVVDDAELRTVAERIADGADITLMVDSPEHVERIANAAQKAGADVPVCLDLDCSTEHFGVYFGVRRSPIRTVEDARTVAETVTEAPGVHLTGLMGYEAQIAGLPDRNPANGAIENAAMRLLKERSKPVVRERRQSIAASLDGEYGLDFVNGGGTGSVEFTREDPHVTEVTVGSGFFAPRQFDWYDHLDYEPAAGYAVEVTRKPTDGIYTCRGGGYVASGPVGPDKAPVPWLPEGAELLDNEGAGEVQTPVRYDGDLALGDPIVMRHGKAGELCRFFEELAVVDGEEVVDTWSTYRGDGRCYI; encoded by the coding sequence ATGAACGAGTACGGCGCCTACCGGGCCGCCTTCGAGGGGCGGGAGCTGCCGACGGCCTTCGTCGACCGCGCGGCGCTGGCTGCGAACATCGCGCTGACGGTCGACCGAGCGGACGGTCTCCCGGTTCGCGTCGCCTCGAAGTCCGTGCGGTGTCGGGCGGCACTGGAGCGGATCCTCTCCGAGGACGGCTTCGAAGGCGTGATGTGTTACACCGGCCGCGAGGCGGTCGACCTCGCGGACGCGGGATTCGACGATTTGCTCGTCGCCTACCCCGTTGTCGACGATGCCGAACTCCGGACAGTCGCCGAACGCATCGCCGACGGCGCCGACATCACGCTGATGGTCGATTCGCCGGAACACGTCGAACGAATCGCGAACGCCGCCCAGAAAGCGGGTGCCGACGTACCGGTGTGTCTCGACCTCGATTGCTCGACGGAACATTTCGGCGTGTACTTCGGCGTCCGCCGGTCACCGATTCGGACGGTCGAGGATGCCCGCACCGTCGCCGAAACCGTCACCGAAGCCCCGGGCGTCCATCTCACGGGACTGATGGGCTATGAGGCCCAAATCGCCGGCCTACCGGACCGAAATCCCGCCAACGGGGCCATCGAAAACGCCGCGATGCGCCTGCTCAAGGAGCGCTCGAAGCCCGTCGTCCGCGAGCGTCGACAGTCCATCGCCGCGTCGCTGGACGGCGAATACGGTCTCGATTTCGTCAACGGTGGTGGGACGGGAAGCGTCGAGTTCACCCGCGAGGACCCACACGTGACGGAGGTGACCGTCGGGTCGGGCTTCTTCGCGCCGCGACAGTTCGATTGGTACGACCACCTCGACTACGAACCGGCCGCCGGCTACGCCGTCGAGGTGACCCGCAAACCGACCGACGGCATCTACACGTGCCGCGGCGGCGGCTACGTCGCCTCCGGCCCGGTCGGTCCCGACAAGGCTCCCGTCCCGTGGCTCCCCGAGGGGGCCGAACTGCTGGACAACGAGGGTGCCGGCGAGGTCCAGACGCCGGTCCGCTACGACGGGGACCTCGCGCTCGGCGACCCGATCGTGATGCGACACGGGAAGGCGGGCGAGTTGTGCCGGTTCTTCGAGGAGTTGGCGGTCGTCGACGGCGAGGAAGTCGTCGACACCTGGAGTACGTACCGAGGTGATGGCCGATGTTACATCTGA